The Streptomyces sp. Mut1 genome window below encodes:
- a CDS encoding carbohydrate ABC transporter permease, with amino-acid sequence MSTTTDTPQVLRPDRKNSRVGLNILGLGIALVMVFPVYWLVISALRPSREIRSYDQTLWPSSITFDNFVKATQQPNFGTAVQSSLIVSITAVVGGMIIATLAALAIGRFRFFGRKPLLLIMILVQMLPPTAMLIPIYAQLNAMGGIDEYWSLIVVYLVSTLPFATIMIRGFVVNIPVELEESAMVDGCTRFGAFRRVILPLLAPGLAAASIFALVNAWNEYLFAYILINDNSKYTLNVWLMTFTSERGTDYGALMAASTMIALPVVIFFMFVQKKMAAGLTSGAVKG; translated from the coding sequence ATGAGCACCACGACCGACACACCACAGGTCCTGCGCCCGGACCGCAAGAATTCCCGGGTCGGCCTGAACATCCTCGGCCTCGGCATCGCCCTGGTCATGGTCTTCCCGGTCTACTGGCTGGTGATCAGCGCCCTGCGGCCCAGCCGGGAGATCCGCTCGTACGACCAGACCCTGTGGCCCTCGTCGATCACCTTCGACAACTTCGTCAAGGCCACGCAGCAGCCGAACTTCGGCACCGCCGTCCAGTCCAGCCTGATCGTCTCCATCACCGCCGTGGTCGGCGGCATGATCATCGCCACCCTGGCGGCCCTGGCCATCGGCCGGTTCCGCTTCTTCGGCCGCAAGCCCCTGCTCCTCATCATGATCCTGGTCCAGATGCTCCCGCCGACGGCGATGCTCATCCCGATCTACGCCCAGCTCAACGCCATGGGCGGCATCGACGAGTACTGGAGCCTGATCGTCGTCTACCTGGTCTCCACACTGCCGTTCGCGACGATCATGATCCGCGGCTTCGTGGTGAACATCCCGGTGGAGCTGGAGGAGTCCGCCATGGTGGACGGCTGCACCCGCTTCGGCGCCTTCCGCCGCGTGATCCTGCCGCTGCTCGCCCCGGGCCTCGCGGCCGCGTCGATCTTCGCGCTGGTCAACGCGTGGAACGAGTACCTCTTCGCCTACATCCTGATCAACGACAACTCCAAGTACACGCTCAACGTGTGGCTGATGACGTTCACCAGTGAGCGCGGTACGGACTACGGTGCCCTCATGGCGGCGTCGACCATGATCGCTCTTCCGGTCGTCATCTTCTTCATGTTCGTGCAGAAGAAGATGGCCGCGGGCCTCACCTCCGGCGCCGTGAAGGGATAA
- a CDS encoding glycoside hydrolase family 3 protein, with amino-acid sequence MTTLISTTDTVTRDALAVLQPGFTGTTAPEWLLRRVGEGLSSVGLFGRNIETPEQLAALTAQLRAERDDVLVAIDEEGGDVTRLEVRQGSSFPGNLALGAVDDTGLTRAVAHELGRRLAECGVNLNWAPSADVNSNPGNPVIGVRSFGADPQLVARHTAAYVEGLQAAGVAACTKHFPGHGDTAVDSHHALPRIDVDLQTLHARELVPFRAAIAAGSKSVMSAHILLPALDPHRPATLSPQILTGLLREELGYEGLIVTDAVEMQAIASTYGIERGSVLAVAAGADALCVGGGLDDDSTVLRLRDALVAAVRAGELPEERLADAAARVRALASWTREARGAVREPGAAAQEGTAPGTAQSEGVASDVGLVAARRAVRVTGTAEPLTGPAYVAAFTPVANIAVGDETPWGLAAELTRLVPGTGTDTYDSESQAPAEAALRAAGERRIVAVVRDAHRHAWMTEALDALIAARPDTVVVEMGVPQAEPRGALHIATHGAARVCGQAAAEIIAAR; translated from the coding sequence ATGACCACCCTCATATCCACCACGGACACCGTCACCCGCGACGCGCTGGCCGTCCTGCAGCCCGGCTTCACCGGCACCACCGCGCCGGAGTGGCTGCTGCGCCGGGTCGGCGAAGGCCTGTCCTCCGTCGGCCTGTTCGGCCGCAACATCGAGACGCCCGAGCAGCTCGCCGCGCTCACCGCCCAGCTCAGGGCCGAGCGTGACGACGTGCTCGTCGCGATCGACGAGGAGGGCGGCGACGTCACCCGTCTGGAGGTGCGGCAGGGCTCGTCCTTCCCCGGCAACCTGGCGCTCGGCGCCGTGGACGACACCGGGCTGACCCGGGCCGTCGCCCACGAGCTGGGCCGCCGGCTCGCCGAGTGCGGGGTCAACCTCAACTGGGCCCCGTCCGCGGACGTCAACTCCAACCCGGGCAACCCGGTCATCGGCGTCCGCTCCTTCGGCGCCGACCCCCAGCTGGTCGCCCGGCACACCGCCGCGTACGTCGAGGGCCTCCAGGCCGCCGGCGTCGCCGCCTGCACCAAGCACTTCCCGGGGCACGGCGACACCGCGGTCGACTCGCACCACGCGCTGCCGCGCATCGACGTCGACCTCCAGACCCTGCACGCCCGGGAACTGGTGCCGTTCCGGGCGGCCATCGCGGCCGGCTCCAAGTCGGTGATGAGCGCGCACATCCTGCTGCCCGCACTCGACCCGCACCGCCCGGCGACGCTCAGCCCGCAGATCCTGACCGGTCTGCTGCGCGAGGAGCTGGGATACGAGGGGCTCATCGTCACCGACGCCGTGGAGATGCAGGCCATCGCCTCGACGTACGGGATCGAGCGCGGCTCGGTGCTCGCCGTCGCGGCCGGCGCCGACGCGCTGTGCGTCGGCGGCGGGCTCGACGACGACAGCACCGTGCTGCGGCTGCGGGACGCGCTGGTCGCGGCGGTGCGCGCCGGTGAACTTCCCGAGGAGCGGCTCGCCGACGCCGCTGCCCGGGTACGGGCCCTCGCGTCCTGGACGCGGGAGGCCAGGGGGGCTGTCCGGGAGCCGGGCGCGGCAGCGCAGGAGGGGACCGCGCCCGGCACCGCGCAGAGCGAGGGCGTCGCCTCGGACGTCGGCCTGGTCGCCGCCCGCCGCGCGGTGCGCGTGACCGGTACGGCCGAGCCGCTCACCGGTCCGGCCTACGTGGCCGCCTTCACCCCGGTCGCGAACATCGCGGTCGGCGACGAGACCCCGTGGGGCCTCGCGGCCGAGCTGACCCGGCTGGTGCCGGGCACCGGGACCGACACGTACGACAGCGAGTCCCAGGCCCCGGCCGAGGCGGCGCTGCGGGCGGCGGGGGAGCGGCGCATCGTCGCGGTGGTCCGCGACGCGCACCGCCACGCGTGGATGACCGAGGCCCTGGACGCCCTGATCGCGGCGCGCCCGGACACGGTCGTGGTCGAGATGGGCGTCCCCCAGGCCGAGCCCCGGGGGGCCCTGCACATCGCCACCCACGGCGCCGCCAGGGTCTGCGGCCAGGCGGCGGCGGAGATCATCGCCGCGCGGTAG
- the nagB gene encoding glucosamine-6-phosphate deaminase, translating to MEVVIVPDAKAGGELIAGAIGALLSRKPDALLGVATGSTPLPIYQALAERVRSGSVDASRARICQLDEYVGLPAGHPESYRSVVLREVVEPLGLSEASFMGPDGSAEDVQAACEAYDKALAEAGGVDLQLLGIGTDGHIGFNEPCSSLASRTRIKTLTEQTRVDNARFFDNDIDQVPHHVITQGIGTILEARHPILLATGEGKADAVAATVEGPIASVVPASALQLHPHATVVVDEAAASKLKLADYFRATFAAKPAWQGL from the coding sequence GTGGAAGTTGTCATCGTCCCGGACGCCAAGGCAGGCGGCGAACTGATCGCGGGGGCCATCGGCGCCCTGCTGAGCCGCAAGCCCGACGCCCTTCTCGGCGTTGCCACCGGCTCTACCCCGCTGCCCATCTACCAGGCCCTCGCGGAAAGGGTCCGCTCCGGCTCCGTGGACGCCTCGCGCGCCCGCATCTGCCAGCTGGACGAGTACGTGGGGCTGCCCGCGGGCCACCCGGAGTCGTACCGCTCCGTGGTGCTGCGCGAGGTGGTCGAGCCGCTCGGGCTCTCCGAGGCCTCGTTCATGGGCCCCGACGGCTCCGCCGAGGACGTCCAGGCGGCGTGCGAGGCGTACGACAAGGCGCTCGCCGAGGCCGGCGGGGTGGACCTCCAGCTGCTCGGCATCGGTACCGACGGGCACATCGGCTTCAACGAGCCGTGCTCCTCGCTCGCCTCCCGTACCCGGATCAAGACGCTCACCGAGCAGACCCGGGTCGACAACGCGCGCTTCTTCGACAACGACATCGACCAGGTGCCGCACCACGTCATCACCCAGGGCATCGGCACGATCCTGGAGGCCCGCCACCCGATCCTGCTCGCGACGGGCGAGGGCAAGGCGGACGCGGTGGCCGCGACGGTCGAGGGGCCGATCGCCTCGGTCGTGCCCGCCTCCGCGCTCCAGCTGCACCCGCACGCGACGGTGGTGGTCGACGAGGCCGCCGCGTCGAAGCTGAAGCTGGCGGACTACTTCCGCGCCACGTTCGCGGCGAAGCCGGCCTGGCAGGGGCTGTAG
- a CDS encoding SIS domain-containing protein, which translates to MSATYPAGENGERPGRIMSGEMAEQPAMLRRILERGAPAVRETAERIAARKPRFVLLTARGSSDNAALYAKYLLEITLGLPCGLASMSTTTAYGAKPDLRDVLVVTVSQSGGSPDLVASTRAAREAGAVTLAVTNNPDSPLAAVSEYHIDILAGPEKALPATKTYTASLLALYLFVEGLRGGDGAAAGVLPDLADEVLARQEEVKSLASRYRFAERMVITSRGYGYPTAKEAALKLMETSYIPALSYSGADLLHGPLAMVDNISPVIAVVTDGRGGEALQPVLDRLRGRGADLFVVGPAAPVAAASAGFVLPTAGVAEEVQPVLEILPLQLLAYEVTIARGQDPDAPRALAKVTETR; encoded by the coding sequence ATGTCCGCCACGTACCCGGCCGGCGAGAACGGCGAACGGCCCGGCCGCATCATGTCCGGCGAGATGGCCGAACAGCCCGCGATGCTCCGGCGCATCCTCGAACGCGGCGCTCCCGCCGTCCGGGAGACCGCCGAGCGGATCGCGGCCCGCAAGCCGCGCTTCGTCCTGCTCACCGCGCGCGGCAGCTCCGACAACGCCGCGCTCTACGCCAAGTACCTGCTGGAGATCACGCTCGGGCTGCCCTGCGGACTGGCCTCGATGTCCACCACCACGGCCTACGGCGCGAAGCCGGACCTGCGGGACGTCCTCGTCGTCACCGTCAGCCAGTCCGGCGGCTCGCCCGATCTGGTGGCGTCGACCCGGGCGGCCCGCGAGGCGGGCGCGGTGACGCTGGCCGTGACCAACAACCCGGACTCGCCCCTCGCGGCCGTGTCCGAGTACCACATCGACATCCTGGCCGGGCCGGAGAAGGCGCTGCCGGCCACCAAGACGTACACCGCGTCCCTGCTCGCGCTGTACCTGTTCGTGGAGGGGCTGCGCGGCGGCGACGGCGCGGCGGCCGGCGTCCTGCCCGACCTCGCCGACGAGGTGCTCGCCCGCCAGGAGGAGGTGAAGTCCCTGGCCTCCCGCTACCGGTTCGCCGAGCGCATGGTCATCACCTCGCGCGGCTACGGCTATCCCACGGCCAAGGAGGCGGCCCTGAAGCTCATGGAGACGAGCTACATCCCCGCTCTGTCCTACTCCGGCGCCGATCTCCTGCACGGCCCGCTGGCCATGGTCGACAACATCTCGCCGGTGATCGCCGTGGTGACCGACGGCCGGGGCGGCGAGGCCCTCCAGCCCGTCCTGGACCGGCTGCGCGGCCGGGGCGCCGACCTCTTCGTCGTCGGCCCCGCGGCACCGGTGGCGGCGGCGTCCGCGGGCTTCGTGCTGCCGACGGCCGGGGTGGCGGAGGAGGTGCAGCCGGTCCTGGAGATCCTGCCGCTCCAGTTGCTGGCCTACGAGGTGACGATCGCCCGGGGCCAGGACCCGGACGCGCCGCGCGCGCTCGCGAAGGTCACCGAGACCCGCTGA
- a CDS encoding sensor histidine kinase translates to MNDLVRQHTALGDTDLEWLHLLVSEWQLLSDLSFADLVLWVPTRDGTRYVSVAQMRPNTGPTSYQDDMVGHLVPRGRRPLLDAALDEGRIVREGDPEWREEVPVRVESIPVRREGRVLGVIARNTNLLTVRTPSRLELTYLQSASDLAQMIAAGSFPFPGQQVDMDASPRVGDGLVRLDADGVVQYASPNGLSAYHRLGLASDLVGHHLGQITAELAPSRGPVDEALVKLASGYAPREFEVECTGGVIQLRAIPLKPKGVRIGSLVLLRDVTELRRRERELITKDATIREIHHRVKNNLQTVAALLRLQARRMDSPQGREALNEAVRRVGSIAIVHETLSQNLDERVEFDDIADRVIAMVAEISPGKVTCRRTGRFGVLDAEVATPLAMVLTEVLQNALEHAFGVAESGTVEVSAVRGGSPTEGRLLITVQDDGCGLPEGFDPKRAGNLGLQIVRTLVEGELSGSFGMVPAPERGTQVVLDIPVRADK, encoded by the coding sequence ATGAACGACCTCGTACGCCAGCACACCGCCCTCGGCGACACCGACCTCGAGTGGCTCCACCTGCTGGTCTCGGAGTGGCAGCTGCTCTCCGACCTCTCCTTCGCCGACCTCGTCCTGTGGGTCCCCACCCGCGACGGCACCCGCTATGTGTCCGTCGCCCAGATGCGGCCCAACACCGGACCCACCTCCTACCAGGACGACATGGTCGGCCACCTGGTGCCGCGCGGCCGCCGCCCGCTGCTGGACGCGGCCCTGGACGAGGGCCGGATCGTGCGCGAGGGCGACCCGGAGTGGCGCGAGGAGGTTCCGGTACGGGTGGAGTCGATCCCCGTACGCCGGGAGGGCCGGGTCCTCGGCGTCATCGCCCGCAACACCAACCTCCTGACCGTACGCACCCCGTCCCGGCTGGAGCTCACCTACCTCCAGTCCGCCTCCGACCTGGCCCAGATGATCGCCGCCGGGTCCTTCCCCTTCCCCGGCCAGCAGGTCGACATGGACGCGTCCCCCCGCGTCGGCGACGGCCTGGTCCGGCTCGACGCCGACGGGGTCGTCCAGTACGCGAGCCCCAACGGCCTCTCCGCCTACCACCGGCTCGGGCTCGCCTCCGACCTGGTGGGCCATCACCTCGGCCAGATCACGGCCGAACTCGCGCCCTCCCGGGGCCCGGTGGACGAGGCCCTGGTCAAACTCGCCAGCGGTTACGCGCCCCGTGAGTTCGAGGTGGAGTGCACCGGCGGAGTGATCCAGCTCCGCGCGATCCCGCTGAAGCCCAAGGGGGTCCGCATCGGCTCCCTGGTCCTCCTGCGGGACGTGACCGAACTGCGCCGCCGCGAGCGTGAGTTGATCACCAAGGACGCCACCATCCGGGAGATCCACCACCGGGTGAAGAACAACCTCCAGACGGTTGCCGCCCTGTTGCGGCTTCAGGCCCGCCGGATGGACTCCCCGCAGGGCCGCGAGGCGCTCAACGAGGCGGTGCGGCGCGTCGGTTCGATCGCCATCGTGCATGAGACGCTGTCCCAGAATCTGGACGAGCGGGTGGAGTTCGACGACATTGCGGACCGGGTGATCGCCATGGTCGCCGAGATCTCGCCGGGCAAGGTCACCTGCCGCCGCACCGGACGCTTCGGCGTGCTCGACGCCGAGGTGGCCACCCCGCTGGCGATGGTCCTCACCGAAGTCCTGCAGAACGCCCTGGAGCACGCGTTCGGCGTGGCCGAGTCCGGCACGGTCGAGGTCTCCGCCGTCCGGGGCGGCTCGCCCACCGAGGGGCGGCTGCTCATCACCGTTCAGGACGACGGCTGCGGTCTGCCGGAGGGTTTCGATCCGAAGCGGGCCGGCAATCTGGGCCTCCAGATCGTGCGGACGCTGGTCGAGGGCGAGTTGAGCGGATCGTTCGGCATGGTCCCGGCGCCGGAGCGCGGCACACAGGTCGTCCTCGACATCCCGGTCCGCGCCGACAAGTAG
- a CDS encoding WhiB family transcriptional regulator translates to MDWRHNAVCREEDPELFFPIGNTGPALLQIEEAKAVCRRCPVMEQCLQWALESGQDSGVWGGLSEDERRAMKRRAARNRARNASA, encoded by the coding sequence ATGGACTGGCGTCACAACGCCGTTTGTCGTGAGGAAGACCCGGAGCTGTTCTTCCCCATCGGCAACACCGGTCCTGCGCTGCTGCAGATCGAGGAAGCCAAGGCCGTCTGCCGTCGCTGCCCCGTCATGGAGCAGTGCCTGCAGTGGGCGCTCGAGTCCGGCCAGGACTCGGGCGTCTGGGGTGGCCTCAGCGAGGACGAGCGCCGCGCAATGAAGCGCCGCGCCGCTCGCAACCGGGCGCGCAACGCCAGCGCCTGA
- a CDS encoding diacylglycerol/lipid kinase family protein: protein MRALLVVNPAATTTSARTRDVLIHALASEMKLEAVTTEYRGHARDLGRRAADSDDIDLVVALGGDGTVNEVVNGLLHRGPELDSLPKLAVVPGGSTNVFARALGLPNDAVEATGAILDALANRTERTVGLGLAAGTPGTDDESVPERWFTFCAGLGFDAGVIGRVEQHRERGKRSTHALYVRQVVRQFLDEPHRRQGVITLDVPGQDPVTDLALSIICNTAPWTYLGNRPIYAAPKATFDTALDVLGLRKLSTAAVSRYATQLLTSSPEKGPRGKHAVSRHDLTDFTLHSKVPLPFQMDGDHLGVRTSVTFTGVRRALRVIV from the coding sequence ATGCGCGCACTTCTTGTGGTCAATCCAGCTGCCACCACCACCAGTGCGCGGACCCGTGACGTGCTGATCCACGCCCTGGCCAGCGAGATGAAGCTGGAGGCCGTCACCACGGAGTACCGCGGGCACGCCCGTGACCTGGGGCGGCGGGCCGCCGACAGCGACGACATCGATCTCGTGGTGGCGCTCGGCGGCGACGGCACGGTCAACGAGGTCGTGAACGGCCTGCTGCACCGGGGCCCGGAACTCGACAGCCTGCCGAAGCTGGCCGTGGTGCCCGGCGGCTCGACCAATGTCTTCGCGCGCGCCCTCGGACTGCCCAACGACGCGGTGGAGGCGACCGGCGCCATTCTGGACGCGCTGGCGAACCGGACGGAGCGCACGGTCGGCCTCGGCCTCGCGGCGGGCACACCGGGCACGGACGACGAATCCGTACCGGAACGCTGGTTCACCTTCTGCGCCGGCCTCGGATTCGACGCCGGGGTGATCGGCCGGGTCGAGCAGCACCGCGAGCGCGGCAAGCGTTCGACCCATGCGCTGTACGTGCGCCAGGTGGTCCGGCAATTCCTCGACGAGCCGCACCGGCGGCAGGGCGTGATAACGCTCGATGTGCCCGGCCAGGACCCGGTCACCGATCTCGCGCTTTCCATAATCTGCAACACGGCGCCCTGGACGTACCTGGGGAACCGGCCGATCTACGCGGCCCCGAAGGCCACCTTCGACACCGCCCTGGACGTGCTTGGCCTGCGGAAACTGTCCACGGCCGCGGTCAGCCGCTACGCCACCCAGCTGCTCACGTCGAGCCCGGAGAAGGGCCCTCGCGGCAAGCACGCGGTTTCACGGCACGACCTCACGGACTTCACCTTGCATTCAAAGGTTCCACTGCCCTTCCAGATGGACGGTGACCACCTGGGAGTGCGTACAAGTGTGACGTTCACAGGCGTACGCCGTGCACTGCGTGTGATTGTGTGA
- a CDS encoding RNA polymerase sigma factor SigF yields the protein MSNGNGDGPVRDETIRPGVVRAAGIPDQQALPHPVDGADLPRAVDGADGPAGITVAVEQAQAEQAGQMSEHGHHDPNDRSGARALFIELGKLPDGSPEKAELRNRLVRMHLPLVEHLARRFRNRGEPLDDLTQVATIGLIKSVDRFDPERGVEFSTYATPTVVGEIKRHFRDKGWAVRVPRRLQELRLSLTTATAELSQQHGRSPTVHELAERLGISEEEVLEGLESANAYSTLSLDVPDTDDESPAVADTLGSEDEALEGVEYRESLKPLLEDLPPREKRILLLRFFGNMTQSQIAQEVGISQMHVSRLLARTLAQLRERLLVEE from the coding sequence GTGAGCAACGGGAACGGGGACGGTCCTGTGCGGGACGAGACGATCCGACCAGGGGTGGTGCGTGCGGCAGGCATCCCGGACCAGCAGGCCCTGCCTCATCCGGTGGACGGGGCGGACCTGCCCCGTGCGGTGGACGGGGCGGACGGGCCCGCCGGCATTACGGTCGCGGTGGAGCAGGCGCAGGCGGAGCAGGCGGGCCAGATGAGCGAGCACGGGCACCACGATCCAAACGACCGCAGCGGGGCGCGGGCGTTGTTCATCGAGCTGGGCAAGCTCCCCGACGGTTCGCCGGAGAAGGCGGAGCTGCGCAACCGGCTGGTGCGGATGCATCTGCCGCTGGTGGAGCATCTGGCCCGGCGCTTCCGCAACCGCGGGGAGCCGCTGGACGACCTGACCCAGGTCGCCACGATCGGGCTGATCAAGTCCGTCGACCGGTTCGACCCGGAGCGGGGCGTCGAGTTCTCCACGTATGCGACGCCGACGGTCGTCGGGGAGATCAAGCGCCACTTCCGTGACAAGGGCTGGGCGGTGCGGGTGCCGCGCCGCCTCCAGGAGCTGCGGCTGTCGCTGACCACGGCCACCGCCGAGCTCTCCCAGCAGCACGGCCGCTCGCCCACGGTGCATGAGCTGGCGGAGCGGCTCGGGATCTCCGAGGAGGAGGTCCTGGAGGGGCTGGAATCGGCCAACGCGTACAGCACGCTCTCGCTGGACGTGCCGGACACGGACGACGAGTCGCCCGCCGTCGCGGACACGCTCGGCTCCGAGGACGAGGCGCTGGAGGGCGTCGAGTACCGGGAGTCGCTGAAGCCGCTGCTGGAGGACCTGCCGCCACGAGAAAAACGGATTCTGCTACTCCGGTTCTTCGGCAACATGACCCAGTCGCAGATCGCGCAGGAGGTCGGCATCTCGCAGATGCACGTCTCACGGCTGCTCGCCCGCACGCTGGCGCAGCTGCGCGAGCGGCTGCTCGTCGAGGAGTAG
- a CDS encoding anti-sigma regulatory factor, whose translation MSQIAGEPGNQDFVEVRLPAAGAYLSVLRTATAGLAARLDFTLDEIEDLRIAVDEACAILLQQAVPGSVLSCVFRLIDDSLEVTVAAPTTDGRAPERDTFAWTVLSALAGKVDSSVADDRTVSISLYKQRGAGPGPA comes from the coding sequence GTGTCCCAGATCGCAGGCGAGCCCGGGAATCAGGACTTCGTAGAGGTCCGGCTGCCCGCTGCGGGTGCCTACCTGTCGGTGCTGCGCACGGCCACGGCCGGTCTCGCAGCACGCTTGGACTTCACGCTCGACGAGATCGAGGACCTTCGCATCGCGGTCGACGAGGCCTGCGCGATCCTGCTCCAGCAGGCCGTGCCCGGCTCCGTCCTCAGCTGCGTGTTCCGGCTCATCGACGATTCACTTGAGGTGACGGTCGCGGCCCCGACCACCGACGGCCGCGCCCCGGAGCGCGACACCTTCGCCTGGACGGTGCTCTCCGCCCTGGCCGGAAAGGTCGACTCCTCGGTCGCCGACGACCGTACGGTCAGCATCAGCCTGTACAAACAGCGCGGCGCGGGACCCGGGCCGGCGTGA
- a CDS encoding UBP-type zinc finger domain-containing protein, with amino-acid sequence MSVCPHVSDLPRPEPAPLSETCLECRAAGTHPVQLRLCLSCGHVGCCDSSPGRHATGHYQETGHPVMRSFEAGENWRWCFTDGSIV; translated from the coding sequence ATGAGTGTGTGCCCGCATGTATCGGACCTGCCGCGCCCCGAGCCGGCGCCCCTGAGTGAGACGTGTCTCGAATGCCGGGCGGCCGGCACCCACCCCGTGCAGCTGCGACTCTGCCTGAGCTGTGGCCACGTCGGCTGCTGCGATTCGTCGCCCGGGCGGCACGCCACGGGGCACTACCAGGAGACCGGCCACCCCGTGATGCGGAGCTTCGAGGCCGGCGAGAACTGGCGTTGGTGCTTCACGGACGGTTCGATCGTCTGA
- a CDS encoding Na+/H+ antiporter, protein MDALPLVALVAASAATAGLARRTPVPAPLLLVAVGLIGSYVPGVPTYTLDAHIVLPLLLPPLLYTAAVDSSYLDLRANLRPVALLSVGYVLFATVAVGYLVHRLVPDLPLTAALVLGAVIAPPDAVTAAAIARRVGLPARVTTILQGESLVNDATAITAYKVALAAAVGEGMSWGAGAGEFLLASVGGVGAGLLLMVPLHWLRTHLREPLLQNTLSLLIPFVAYAAAERVHASGVLAVVVVALYLGHRSWQVDFATRLQEAAVWKMVAFVLESVVFALIGLQLPFVLKGLGAYAVAEAFGYAVVVFLVVVLVRFVWVYPATYLPRWLSRRIRERESNTDWTSPLIVGWAGMRGVVSLAVAFSIPPVTSDGAAFPARNLVLFLTFTTVIGTLVIQGLTLPLLVRVLKLPGRDRQAETLAEAQAQSEASTAAESRLEELLTDEHNRLPQPLTDRLRTVLERRRNAVWERLGAADPVTGESADDTYRRLAGEMIEAEREVFVRLRDERRIDDEMMRTLLRRLDLEEAAAYREDAD, encoded by the coding sequence ATGGACGCATTGCCCCTGGTGGCGCTGGTCGCGGCCAGCGCGGCGACGGCGGGTCTGGCCCGTCGCACGCCGGTGCCGGCACCTCTTCTGCTGGTGGCCGTGGGGCTGATCGGCTCGTACGTGCCGGGGGTGCCGACGTACACCCTGGACGCGCACATCGTGCTCCCGCTGCTGCTGCCGCCCCTGCTCTACACCGCCGCCGTGGACAGCTCCTACCTCGACCTGCGGGCCAATCTGCGGCCCGTCGCCCTGCTCTCGGTCGGCTATGTGCTGTTCGCGACCGTCGCGGTGGGCTATCTGGTCCACCGGCTGGTGCCCGACCTGCCGCTCACCGCCGCCCTGGTGCTCGGGGCCGTGATCGCGCCGCCGGACGCCGTCACGGCCGCGGCCATCGCCCGCCGGGTCGGGCTGCCCGCGCGCGTCACGACGATCCTCCAGGGCGAGTCGCTCGTGAACGACGCCACCGCGATCACCGCCTACAAGGTCGCGCTCGCCGCCGCCGTGGGCGAGGGCATGAGCTGGGGCGCCGGAGCGGGCGAATTCCTGCTCGCCTCGGTCGGCGGCGTCGGGGCCGGCCTCCTGCTCATGGTGCCGCTGCACTGGCTGCGCACCCACCTCAGGGAGCCGCTGCTCCAGAACACGCTCTCGCTCCTGATCCCGTTCGTGGCGTACGCGGCGGCCGAACGCGTGCACGCCTCCGGGGTGCTCGCCGTGGTCGTCGTCGCGCTGTATCTGGGCCACCGCTCCTGGCAGGTCGACTTCGCCACCCGGCTCCAGGAGGCCGCCGTCTGGAAGATGGTCGCCTTCGTCCTGGAGTCCGTCGTCTTCGCCCTGATCGGCCTCCAGCTGCCGTTCGTCCTGAAGGGGCTCGGCGCGTACGCCGTGGCGGAGGCCTTCGGGTACGCGGTGGTGGTCTTCCTCGTCGTCGTCCTGGTCCGCTTCGTCTGGGTCTACCCGGCGACCTACCTGCCCCGGTGGCTGTCGCGGCGGATCAGGGAACGGGAGTCCAACACGGACTGGACCTCCCCGCTGATCGTGGGCTGGGCCGGGATGCGCGGGGTCGTCTCGCTGGCCGTCGCCTTCTCCATCCCGCCGGTCACGTCCGACGGCGCGGCCTTCCCGGCCCGCAACCTCGTCCTGTTCCTGACGTTCACCACCGTCATCGGCACGCTCGTCATCCAGGGGCTCACGCTGCCCCTCCTGGTGCGCGTGCTGAAGCTCCCGGGGCGCGACCGGCAGGCCGAGACGCTCGCCGAGGCGCAGGCCCAGAGCGAGGCGTCCACCGCCGCCGAGTCCCGCCTGGAGGAACTGCTCACCGACGAGCACAACCGCCTGCCCCAGCCGCTCACCGACCGGCTGCGCACCGTCCTGGAACGCCGCCGCAACGCCGTGTGGGAGCGGCTGGGCGCGGCCGACCCGGTCACCGGCGAATCGGCGGACGACACCTACCGGCGGCTGGCCGGCGAGATGATCGAGGCCGAGCGCGAGGTCTTCGTACGGCTGCGGGACGAGCGCAGGATCGACGACGAGATGATGCGGACCCTGCTGCGCCGCCTGGACCTGGAGGAGGCGGCGGCCTACCGGGAGGACGCGGACTGA